A stretch of the Pseudalkalibacillus hwajinpoensis genome encodes the following:
- a CDS encoding alpha/beta fold hydrolase has product MLDYKLYKSKKANCSETIVLIHGLGGNYGIFCNQISTYKKEYDVLAINLPGHGKSPSTDSYNMPFNRELVADEVILLLDELKISKAHLVGISLGSVAVHHLLQRVPERIQSAVLGGAITRYSPLATFMLRAGNAVKAFVPYMWLYKMFAYIMMPKANHASSRKLFIREALKMNRRDFLAWYALTPQVNAAYANVQQYSQNIPKLYISGEQDHLFLDPLLEDTKSDEQAQHLILEQCGHVCNVEKPREFNDASLAFFNQHSSTQSSISSAL; this is encoded by the coding sequence ATGCTTGATTATAAGCTTTACAAAAGTAAGAAGGCGAACTGCAGTGAAACGATCGTGTTGATTCACGGTCTTGGTGGGAACTATGGGATATTCTGTAATCAAATCTCCACATATAAAAAAGAGTATGATGTGCTTGCTATCAACCTACCGGGGCATGGGAAATCACCTAGTACTGACAGTTATAACATGCCTTTCAATAGAGAATTAGTCGCAGACGAAGTGATTCTGCTTCTAGATGAGTTGAAGATTTCTAAAGCACATTTAGTAGGTATTTCACTAGGCTCTGTTGCCGTGCATCATTTGCTTCAACGAGTTCCGGAACGCATTCAGAGTGCTGTACTAGGAGGCGCAATCACACGATATTCACCTCTAGCTACCTTCATGCTTCGCGCTGGAAATGCAGTGAAAGCGTTTGTACCATATATGTGGTTGTATAAAATGTTTGCTTATATTATGATGCCTAAAGCAAATCACGCTAGCTCTAGAAAGCTATTTATCAGAGAAGCTCTTAAAATGAATCGAAGAGACTTTCTAGCTTGGTATGCGTTAACACCTCAAGTAAATGCAGCATATGCGAACGTTCAACAATATAGCCAAAACATCCCGAAGCTCTACATTTCTGGGGAACAGGATCATCTCTTTTTGGATCCTTTATTAGAAGATACGAAAAGCGATGAACAGGCACAGCATTTGATCTTAGAGCAATGCGGTCATGTTTGTAACGTGGAAAAACCAAGGGAGTTTAACGATGCTTCGCTTGCATTTTTTAATCAGCATAGCTCAACCCAGTCTTCCATATCATCCGCTTTATAA